Proteins encoded in a region of the Myxococcus virescens genome:
- a CDS encoding YihY/virulence factor BrkB family protein yields the protein MKGVPRSLTRKEAPGAERRPARAHGGLPGSAAEWADILGRLRRDWQRNKLSDAAAALTFYGLLALFPFLLLTVALAGLVIQPSQVEALIGALGREVPPAFSRLLYEQLAQLTSGPGRGLLTISALAAAGSATAGVRSLMTALNTAYAVTESRPRWKLLGMAFGMTLAGAVLAPLAGFIAVAAPALATRLGGPWATLAGWLRFPLAALLMMILWAVLYSVLPDTRQRFKFITPGSVAGVLVWLAASLGFSFYVSRFSTFGITYGALGGIIILILWMWISSLALLLGAEFNAVLGRRSTEDKR from the coding sequence ATGAAAGGCGTGCCTCGCAGCCTGACTCGCAAGGAAGCGCCCGGCGCGGAAAGGCGTCCTGCCAGGGCACACGGGGGCCTACCCGGCAGCGCAGCGGAGTGGGCGGACATCCTTGGAAGACTGCGGCGGGATTGGCAGCGCAACAAGCTGAGCGACGCGGCGGCCGCGCTCACGTTCTACGGCCTCCTCGCCCTCTTTCCCTTCCTGCTCCTCACCGTCGCGCTGGCGGGCCTCGTCATTCAACCCTCGCAGGTAGAAGCACTCATCGGCGCGCTGGGGCGCGAAGTTCCTCCGGCCTTCAGCCGGCTCCTCTATGAGCAACTCGCGCAACTCACCTCCGGGCCAGGCAGGGGGCTGCTGACGATCAGCGCGCTGGCCGCCGCGGGGTCGGCGACCGCCGGGGTAAGGAGTCTCATGACGGCCCTCAATACCGCCTACGCTGTGACGGAGAGCCGTCCGCGCTGGAAGCTCCTGGGGATGGCGTTCGGAATGACGCTGGCGGGAGCCGTCCTGGCGCCGCTCGCCGGTTTCATCGCGGTGGCCGCCCCGGCGCTCGCCACCCGGCTCGGTGGGCCCTGGGCAACGCTGGCTGGCTGGCTGAGGTTTCCCCTCGCGGCGCTGCTGATGATGATCCTCTGGGCCGTCCTCTACTCCGTGCTCCCGGATACCCGGCAGAGGTTCAAGTTCATCACGCCCGGCTCCGTTGCGGGGGTGCTCGTCTGGCTTGCGGCTTCGCTGGGCTTCTCCTTCTATGTCTCCCGCTTCAGCACGTTCGGCATCACCTATGGCGCCCTGGGAGGCATCATCATCCTGATCTTGTGGATGTGGATCTCCTCGCTCGCGCTGCTGCTGGGCGCCGAGTTCAACGCCGTCCTCGGCCGCCGTTCCACTGAAGACAAACGCTGA